One stretch of Cygnus atratus isolate AKBS03 ecotype Queensland, Australia chromosome 28, CAtr_DNAZoo_HiC_assembly, whole genome shotgun sequence DNA includes these proteins:
- the CFAP126 gene encoding protein Flattop isoform X2: MAARYGAGQYEDAFSAPRLQNWEVPQPGRQASPWGTFLGTWDMPPRIPPAKLNLTARSAAAAARLTGWLRASAALTGACNGLRAEVTGKPQEPWPDAGTSEEPSRTGRGPGEDPQGAQPSPKSPLEEQPGSDCRKPGLVDVRAERDASPEPPASCQPRGEDEQGAGSPAGVLSSPQPGLGGLGGVTAPQIPASATVREAGPQGKGAAWPHRGL, from the exons ATGGCGGCCCGCTACGGGGCGGGgcag TACGAGGACGCCTTCAGCGCTCCCCGCCTGCAGAACTGGGAGGTGCCGCAGCCGGGCCGGCAG GCCTCCCCCTGGGGCACGTTTCTGGGGACGTGGGACATGCCGCCGAGGATCCCCCCCGCCAAGCTGAACCTCACGGCACgctcggccgccgccgccgcccgcctcaCCGGCTGGCTCCGCGCCTCCGCCGCCCTCACCGGCGCCTGCAACGGCCTCCGGGCCGAGGTCACCGGCAAG CCCCAAGAGCCTTGGCCAGACGCGGGCACCTCCGAGGAGCCTTCGAGGACCGGCCGGGGGCCTGGCGAGGATCCCCAGGGTGCTCAGCCCTCTCCCAAATCGCCGCTGGAGGAGCAGCCCGGCAGCGACTGCCGTAAGCCCGGCCTCGTGGACGTCCGCGCGGAGCGGGACGCGTCGCCGGAGCCACCGGCTTCGTGCCAGCCTCGCGGCGAGGACGAGCAGGGGGCAGGGAGCCCAGCCGGGGTCCTGagctccccgcagcccggcctGGGGGGTCTCGGGGGTGTCACCGCACCCCAAATCCCGGCCTCAGCCACTGTGAGGGAGGCTGGGCCGCAGGGAAAGGGAGCGGCATGGCCGCACCGGGGGCTTTGA
- the CFAP126 gene encoding protein Flattop isoform X1, with translation MAARYGAGQYEDAFSAPRLQNWEVPQPGRQRPSPRDGSTQILADDRGHLLPSVPRSQASPWGTFLGTWDMPPRIPPAKLNLTARSAAAAARLTGWLRASAALTGACNGLRAEVTGKPQEPWPDAGTSEEPSRTGRGPGEDPQGAQPSPKSPLEEQPGSDCRKPGLVDVRAERDASPEPPASCQPRGEDEQGAGSPAGVLSSPQPGLGGLGGVTAPQIPASATVREAGPQGKGAAWPHRGL, from the exons ATGGCGGCCCGCTACGGGGCGGGgcag TACGAGGACGCCTTCAGCGCTCCCCGCCTGCAGAACTGGGAGGTGCCGCAGCCGGGCCGGCAG cgcccctcGCCGCGGGACGGCTCCACGCAGATCCTGGCCGACGACCGCGGCCACCTGCTCCCCTCCGTGCCCCGCTCCCAG GCCTCCCCCTGGGGCACGTTTCTGGGGACGTGGGACATGCCGCCGAGGATCCCCCCCGCCAAGCTGAACCTCACGGCACgctcggccgccgccgccgcccgcctcaCCGGCTGGCTCCGCGCCTCCGCCGCCCTCACCGGCGCCTGCAACGGCCTCCGGGCCGAGGTCACCGGCAAG CCCCAAGAGCCTTGGCCAGACGCGGGCACCTCCGAGGAGCCTTCGAGGACCGGCCGGGGGCCTGGCGAGGATCCCCAGGGTGCTCAGCCCTCTCCCAAATCGCCGCTGGAGGAGCAGCCCGGCAGCGACTGCCGTAAGCCCGGCCTCGTGGACGTCCGCGCGGAGCGGGACGCGTCGCCGGAGCCACCGGCTTCGTGCCAGCCTCGCGGCGAGGACGAGCAGGGGGCAGGGAGCCCAGCCGGGGTCCTGagctccccgcagcccggcctGGGGGGTCTCGGGGGTGTCACCGCACCCCAAATCCCGGCCTCAGCCACTGTGAGGGAGGCTGGGCCGCAGGGAAAGGGAGCGGCATGGCCGCACCGGGGGCTTTGA